The following are encoded together in the Pseudomonas sediminis genome:
- a CDS encoding DUF1249 domain-containing protein — MVVNLLRERYRVDLVELQAACEANYARLMRLLPDMRKHTQSRRVALSQGEHLLGVLALEVLESCPYTTTLRVRQEYSLPWLPVPQLEVRVYHDARMAEVVGAEDARRLHIRYPYPNAAMHQPDEKSQLNLFLGEWLSHCLACGHEPQPVM, encoded by the coding sequence GTGGTCGTGAACCTGCTGCGCGAGCGCTATCGGGTCGACCTGGTCGAGCTGCAAGCGGCTTGCGAGGCCAATTACGCGCGCCTGATGCGTCTGCTGCCAGACATGCGCAAGCACACGCAAAGCCGTCGCGTAGCCCTGAGCCAGGGCGAGCACCTGCTCGGCGTGCTAGCGCTGGAAGTGCTGGAAAGCTGCCCCTATACCACCACCCTGCGCGTGCGCCAGGAATACAGCCTGCCCTGGCTACCGGTGCCACAGTTGGAGGTGCGGGTGTATCACGATGCGCGCATGGCCGAGGTGGTCGGCGCAGAGGACGCGCGGCGCCTGCATATTCGCTATCCCTACCCCAATGCGGCGATGCATCAACCGGATGAAAAGAGTCAGCTCAACCTGTTCCTTGGCGAGTGGCTGAGCCATTGCCTGGCATGCGGCCACGAACCACAGCCGGTGATGTAG
- a CDS encoding NUDIX domain-containing protein, which translates to MGKDDIDIIERENCFRGFYRLDRIKLRHRQFAGNMGPQLTRELFVRHDAVCVLPYDPQRDEVVLIEQFRVGAMDKSSNPWLLELVAGLIDKDEEPEEVARREAIEEADLPLTSLWPITQYYPSPGGSDERVHLFVGRCSSEGAGGVHGLPEEGEDIRVQVMPLEDALAAVRDGRIDNAASIIALQWLALNRDEVRGMWS; encoded by the coding sequence ATGGGCAAAGACGACATCGACATCATCGAGCGCGAAAACTGCTTTCGCGGTTTCTATCGCCTCGACCGGATCAAGCTGCGCCATCGCCAGTTCGCCGGCAACATGGGCCCGCAACTGACCCGCGAGCTGTTCGTGCGTCACGATGCCGTTTGCGTGCTGCCATACGATCCGCAGCGCGATGAAGTGGTGCTGATCGAGCAGTTTCGCGTCGGCGCCATGGACAAGAGCAGCAATCCCTGGCTGCTGGAACTGGTCGCCGGCCTGATCGACAAGGACGAAGAGCCCGAAGAGGTCGCGCGTCGCGAGGCCATCGAGGAAGCCGACCTGCCCCTGACTTCGTTGTGGCCGATCACCCAGTATTACCCCTCGCCCGGCGGCTCGGACGAGCGCGTGCATCTGTTCGTCGGTCGCTGCAGCAGTGAAGGTGCCGGCGGTGTGCATGGCCTGCCCGAGGAAGGCGAGGACATTCGTGTTCAGGTGATGCCGCTGGAAGATGCGCTGGCCGCCGTGCGCGACGGACGTATCGACAATGCTGCCAGCATCATCGCCCTGCAATGGCTGGCGCTGAATCGTGATGAAGTGCGGGGGATGTGGTCGTGA
- the thiC gene encoding phosphomethylpyrimidine synthase ThiC has translation MSAQQQKNLSESAQVDQQSVKPFPRSQKVYVQGSRPDIRVPMREISLDVTPTDFGGEINAPVTVYDTSGPYTDPNVTIDVRKGLADVRSAWIEDRGDTEKLPGLSSEFGQRRLNDAELTKMRFAHVRNPRRAKTGHNVSQMHYAKKGIITPEMEYVAIRENMKLTEAREAGLLNEQHAGHSFGASIPKEITPEFVRSEVARGRAIIPANINHVELEPMIIGRNFLVKINGNIGNSALGSSIEEEVAKLTWGIRWGSDTVMDLSTGKHIHETREWIIRNSPVPIGTVPIYQALEKVGGIAEDLTWELFRDTLIEQAEQGVDYFTIHAGVLLRYVPLTAKRVTGIVSRGGSIMAKWCLAHHKENFLYTHFDDICEIMKAYDVSFSLGDGLRPGSIADANDEAQFGELETLGELTKIAWKHDVQCMIEGPGHVPMQLIKENMDKQLECCDEAPFYTLGPLTTDIAPGYDHITSGIGAAMIGWFGCAMLCYVTPKEHLGLPNKDDVKTGIITYKIAAHAADLAKGHPGAQIRDNALSKARFEFRWEDQFNLGLDPDTARAFHDETLPKDSAKVAHFCSMCGPKFCSMKITQEVRDYAKEQRIDAVDLEAEQGMQAKAKEFKAQGSQLYQKV, from the coding sequence ATGAGCGCACAACAACAAAAGAACCTGAGCGAGTCTGCACAGGTCGATCAACAGTCGGTAAAGCCCTTTCCTCGTTCGCAGAAAGTCTATGTCCAGGGCTCGCGCCCGGATATTCGCGTGCCGATGCGTGAAATCAGCCTGGACGTGACGCCCACCGACTTCGGTGGTGAGATCAACGCGCCGGTCACCGTCTACGACACCTCCGGCCCCTACACCGACCCGAACGTGACCATCGACGTGCGCAAAGGCCTGGCCGACGTGCGCAGCGCCTGGATCGAGGATCGCGGTGACACCGAGAAACTGCCGGGCCTGTCCTCCGAATTCGGCCAGCGCCGCCTCAACGATGCCGAGCTGACCAAGATGCGCTTCGCCCACGTGCGCAACCCGCGCCGGGCCAAGACCGGGCATAACGTCAGCCAGATGCACTACGCCAAGAAGGGCATCATCACCCCCGAGATGGAATACGTCGCCATCCGCGAAAACATGAAGCTGACCGAAGCGCGTGAAGCCGGCCTGCTCAATGAACAGCACGCCGGCCACAGCTTCGGCGCCAGCATTCCGAAAGAAATCACTCCCGAGTTCGTGCGCAGCGAAGTCGCCCGTGGCCGCGCCATCATCCCGGCCAACATCAACCACGTGGAGCTGGAGCCGATGATCATCGGCCGCAACTTCCTGGTGAAGATCAACGGCAATATCGGCAACTCGGCGCTCGGCTCTTCGATTGAAGAAGAAGTGGCCAAGCTGACCTGGGGCATCCGCTGGGGCTCGGACACCGTGATGGACCTGTCCACCGGCAAGCACATCCACGAAACCCGCGAGTGGATCATCCGCAACTCGCCGGTACCGATCGGCACCGTGCCAATCTACCAGGCGCTGGAAAAAGTCGGCGGCATCGCCGAAGACCTGACCTGGGAGCTGTTCCGCGACACCCTGATCGAGCAGGCCGAGCAGGGCGTGGACTACTTCACCATCCACGCCGGCGTACTGCTGCGTTACGTGCCGCTGACTGCCAAGCGCGTGACCGGCATCGTCAGCCGCGGCGGCTCGATCATGGCCAAGTGGTGCCTGGCGCATCACAAGGAAAACTTCCTCTACACCCATTTCGACGACATCTGCGAAATCATGAAGGCCTACGACGTCAGCTTCTCGCTGGGCGATGGCCTGCGTCCGGGCTCGATTGCCGACGCCAACGACGAAGCGCAGTTCGGCGAACTGGAAACCCTCGGCGAGCTGACCAAGATCGCCTGGAAGCACGACGTACAGTGCATGATCGAAGGCCCCGGCCACGTGCCGATGCAACTGATCAAGGAGAACATGGACAAGCAGCTGGAATGCTGCGACGAGGCGCCTTTCTACACCCTCGGTCCGCTGACCACCGACATCGCCCCGGGTTATGACCACATCACCAGCGGCATCGGCGCGGCAATGATCGGCTGGTTCGGCTGCGCCATGCTCTGCTACGTCACGCCCAAGGAGCACCTGGGCCTGCCGAACAAAGATGACGTGAAGACCGGCATCATCACCTACAAGATCGCCGCACATGCCGCCGACCTGGCAAAAGGTCACCCGGGCGCACAGATCCGCGACAACGCGCTCTCCAAGGCGCGCTTCGAGTTCCGCTGGGAAGACCAGTTCAACCTCGGCCTCGACCCGGACACCGCGCGCGCATTCCATGATGAAACGCTGCCGAAGGATTCGGCCAAGGTGGCACACTTCTGCTCCATGTGTGGGCCGAAGTTCTGTTCGATGAAGATCACCCAGGAAGTGCGCGACTACGCCAAGGAGCAGCGCATCGACGCCGTCGACCTGGAAGCCGAACAGGGCATGCAGGCCAAGGCCAAGGAGTTCAAGGCGCAAGGCAGCCAGCTGTATCAGAAGGTGTAG